The Hevea brasiliensis isolate MT/VB/25A 57/8 chromosome 1, ASM3005281v1, whole genome shotgun sequence genome has a window encoding:
- the LOC110649971 gene encoding protein LIM3-like — translation MAMILNINFMGFAILAMAGILISNGSNVGLGQPCEGDLQGLITQCAMYVQKGGPRMDPSQGCCNVIKYVDIPCVCKYISKEIEDVIDMDKVVHVADFCGKPLSHGMKCGSE, via the coding sequence ATGGCGATGATCTTGAACATCAACTTCATGGGATTTGCTATTCTTGCAATGGCTggaattctgatttccaatggaTCCAATGTAGGTCTGGGTCAACCATGCGAAGGTGACCTGCAAGGTCTAATAACACAGTGTGCTATGTATGTTCAAAAGGGAGGTCCAAGAATGGATCCATCTCAAGGGTGTTGCAATGTAATAAAGTATGTTGATATTCCATGCGTGTGCAAGTACATTTCCAAGGAGATTGAGGACGTTATTGACATGGACAAGGTTGTTCATGTTGCTGATTTCTGTGGCAAACCACTTAGCCATGGCATGAAATGTGGAAGTGAGTAA